Proteins encoded together in one Oceanobacillus iheyensis HTE831 window:
- the ftsE gene encoding cell division ATP-binding protein FtsE, whose amino-acid sequence MILMQDIYKTYKNGVTALNGININIDQGEFVYIVGPSGAGKSTFIKLMYREEKPSKGKIIIGEKDLSDLKEKHVPFLRRDIGVIFQDFKLLPKLTAYENVAFALEVIEESPKVIRKQVMEVLEMVGLKNKARMIPTELSGGEQQRVSIARAIVNKPRIVIADEPTGNLDPETSWEIMELFEEINARGTTIIMATHSKEIVDRKKKRVIAFEDGVIARDEQRGEYGYEV is encoded by the coding sequence ATGATACTAATGCAAGATATATATAAAACATATAAAAATGGTGTAACTGCATTGAATGGTATTAATATTAATATCGATCAAGGCGAATTTGTATACATAGTTGGCCCAAGTGGGGCAGGTAAATCAACCTTCATTAAATTAATGTATCGAGAAGAAAAGCCCTCTAAAGGGAAAATAATTATAGGTGAAAAAGATTTAAGCGATCTGAAAGAAAAGCATGTTCCTTTTTTACGCAGAGATATTGGAGTAATTTTCCAGGATTTTAAATTACTACCCAAATTGACAGCATATGAAAATGTTGCATTTGCATTGGAGGTAATTGAAGAATCTCCTAAAGTTATACGTAAACAGGTTATGGAAGTTTTAGAAATGGTAGGTTTAAAGAATAAAGCTAGAATGATCCCAACTGAATTATCTGGCGGGGAACAACAACGAGTGTCTATTGCTAGAGCTATTGTGAACAAACCTAGAATTGTAATTGCCGATGAGCCAACTGGTAACCTAGACCCAGAAACGTCATGGGAAATTATGGAATTGTTTGAAGAAATAAATGCAAGAGGTACTACAATAATCATGGCCACACATAGTAAAGAAATCGTAGACAGGAAGAAGAAACGTGTAATTGCGTTTGAAGATGGAGTCATCGCGAGAGACGAACAACGAGGTGAATACGGCTATGAAGTTTAG
- a CDS encoding c-type cytochrome, which translates to MKKWLVAMLLGVILTLGACGNADNDTATENLEPGEEVFRNNCASCHANDLSGRGGPSLVDVGSKYSQDEIAEIVTEGKGSMPPMNVEGQNLEELTNWLSEQ; encoded by the coding sequence ATGAAAAAGTGGCTTGTTGCAATGTTGTTAGGAGTTATATTGACATTGGGGGCATGTGGTAATGCTGATAATGATACTGCTACTGAGAATCTTGAACCAGGTGAAGAAGTCTTCCGCAATAATTGTGCATCCTGTCATGCAAATGATTTATCAGGTAGAGGAGGTCCATCATTAGTTGATGTTGGTTCTAAATACTCTCAAGATGAAATAGCAGAAATTGTTACAGAAGGTAAAGGAAGTATGCCGCCAATGAATGTTGAAGGACAGAACCTAGAAGAATTAACAAATTGGCTTTCAGAGCAATAA